ACCATTTATAAGATTTTCTAAAAATTCCCCTTCTAATCTTATCTCTTTAAAACCATCTAAGACAGAATCTATCGGGTAGAGTTTATCTATCAAATAGTCCCTATCCAAATCCAATATATTCTGGCTTTCTATAGAATCTTTTATGTCAAAATCTCCAACCCTGGTCCTAACAAGCTCATCAACATAGGCAAAAGTCCCAAGTTTTTGACCTATGTCATCAACCAAGGTCCTTATATAGGTCCCTTTTGAGCAAGTCACAGATATTTTTGCCTTTGGAAAATCAAAATCCAAAAGCTCTATGTCATAGATTTTAACTTTTCTTTTTTTTCTTTCAATCTCTATACCTTCTCTGGCCAGATCATAAAGCTTTTTGCCAGATACTTTTAGGGCCGAGTACATGGGAGGGATTTGCTCTATCTCTCCCCTGAAAGAATCCATTACTTTTATAAATTCTTCTTTTGATACGACCTTATCGCTTCTTTCAGTGATAGACCCAGCTGCATCTAGGGTGTCTGTCCTGGCTCCTAGGATCATCTCTGTTTCATAGGTCTTATCCTTTTGCATCATATAATCAGAAACTCTGGTTGCCTTTCCTACAACAATTGGCAAAATGCCACTTGCTTCTAGGTCCAAGGTCCCAGTATGACCAACCTTTTTCATATCAAGGGCACGTCTGATTAGGCTTACAACCCTAGCTGATGATATGCCCTTTTCTTTATTTATTACTAATATTCCCTTAGGCATCTATTTCTTTTAGGATTTCTAGGGCCTTTTGGCTAGCAGCTTCTAGGCTTTCATCAAAGATTGAAAAACCACTTGCCAATATATGGCCGCCGCCTCCATTGTCTCTGGCTGTTTTTGATACATCTACAAATTTAGACCTCATTGAAACCTTGTACTCTCCATCATCATATTCTTTTACTATCATGGAGATTTCTACTTCTTTTAGGTCCCTAAGTTTGTTGACTATGGTTTCTGCATC
This window of the Anaerococcus mediterraneensis genome carries:
- the truB gene encoding tRNA pseudouridine(55) synthase TruB, whose translation is MPKGILVINKEKGISSARVVSLIRRALDMKKVGHTGTLDLEASGILPIVVGKATRVSDYMMQKDKTYETEMILGARTDTLDAAGSITERSDKVVSKEEFIKVMDSFRGEIEQIPPMYSALKVSGKKLYDLAREGIEIERKKRKVKIYDIELLDFDFPKAKISVTCSKGTYIRTLVDDIGQKLGTFAYVDELVRTRVGDFDIKDSIESQNILDLDRDYLIDKLYPIDSVLDGFKEIRLEGEFLENLINGQIVEIDDFIDKDLRVYAGSDFVGLGISYREKEKIFLKMEKVFYERNDKNI